The Aulosira sp. FACHB-615 genome contains the following window.
GATATCGGCGAAAATGGACAAATTCTAATTGACGTAATTCCAGAGTTAGAACGCATTATTGGTATTCAACCACCAGCCCCAGAACTATCAGGAATTGCTGCCGAAAATAGATTTAATTCACTATTGCAAAATTTTGTGCAAGTTTTTACTAATCAAGAACATCCCTTAGTGATATTTTTAGATGACTTACAATGGGCAGATTCGGCATCCTTGAAATTGCTGCAACTGTTGATGCAAGATACAAAATATTTATTACTCTTGGGCGCATATCGAGATAATGAAGTATCACCAAATCACCCATTCATACTTGCTGTAAATGAGCTAGAAAAAGCCGATGCAGTAGTGAATAAAATTATCCTCCAAGCATTAAGCGAAATCAATCTCAATCAGTTAGTCACAGATACACTAAACTGTGAATCATTGCTGGCTCAACCTTTGACAACACTAATTTATCAAAAAACCCAAGGTAATCCTTTTTTCGCTACCCAGTTTCTCAAAGCTTTAAATAACGAAGCTCTAATTACATTTGACTTAGAATCCCGTCATTGGCAGTGTAATATTGCTCAAGTGAAATCTTTAGCTATTACTGATAATGTAGTGGAATTTATGTCCTTACAACTGCAAAAGTTTCCCCAACAAACTCAAAATATTCTCAAATTTGCAGCTTGTATAGGGGCGCAATTTGACTTACAGACGTTGGCTATTATTTCTGAACAAGTACCAGAAACAACAGCAGCAGATTTATGGAAAGCTTTGCAAGCAGGACTAATTATTCCAAATACAGAAATTTATAAATTTTTTGTTCAATCTGAAGATATATCTGCTGATTATGCAGCAGCTAATCCAGTTTATCGCTTTTTACATGACCGCGTTCAACAAGCAGCTTATTGCCTAATTCCTGATGACCAAAAGCAAGTCACCCATCTCAAAATCGGACAGTTACTTTTGCAAAATTCTACCGAAATAGAACAAGAAGAAAAATTGTTTGATATTGTGGGACATTTGAACCAAGGACAAGCATTAATTAATCAGCCACAGGAACGAGAAGCGTTAGCAGAACTTAACTTGAAAGCTGGGAATAAAGCCCGAAATTCTACTGCTTACACCGCCGCTAGAGAATATTTCCAGATTGGAATTGAGTTACTAGAAATCAATTGTTGGCAAAATCAGTATGAATTAGCTTTAAATTTGTATGTTGCAGCAACAGAAGCCAGTTATTTAAATGGTGATTTTGAGGGGATGGAACAACTTGCAGCATTGGTATTGCAGCAAGCACAAACCATTCTCGACAAAGTAAAAATTTACGAAATTCAAATTGCTGCCCTCACAGCTAGTAGTCAAATATTAGCAGCGATCGCAGTGGGTAGACAAGCCCTAACCCAACTGGGAGTCGAATTACCCAGCCAAATAGACGAAACTCAGATTGGTAAAGCCTTAGCAGCAGTGAACCAGCAACTCCAAGGACGAGAAATTGCAGCACTAATCGACTTACCCCTGATGAGTGAACCTCAAACTCAAGCTGCAATGCAGATATTAAGCATGTTGTTTCTACCAGTTTTAATCGGAATGCCTGATTTAATGCCTATTCTTGGCGCGACGATGGTAAGCTTATCCCTAGAGTTTGGCAATACTCCCGCCTCAATACCTGGCTATGCAATTCATGGGATGGTAATGTGTGCCTTTTTTGGGGAAGTTGAAATCGGTTATGAGTTCGGTAAATTAGGCCTTTCCTTACTGGAAAAATTGAATGCTCAGAGGATGAAGTGCATCACTTTCACCCTGTTTGGGCCTTTCATCCATCATCGCCGACAAGCACTATCAAAAACCCGACTTATCCTCAAAGAAGGTTATGTGGCGGGGATAGAAACTGGTGATTTTTTCTACGCTGGCTACATCATACTAGGTTATGCTGCTACCGTATTGTTCACTGGTGTAGAACTAAATGCTATAGCTGCTGAATTACCTGCTTATAATGCTGGTCTGTTTCAGGTAAAACAAGATTCGGCGCGGACTTATTTGGCGATGGTACAGCAAACAGTAGAGCAATTGCGAGAACCTGTCAGCCAACCTGATTGCTTGATTGGCACTTTCTACGATGAAACAGCAATGTTTCCCAAGCACAAACAAGATCAGGATCTCGCTGCATTTGCCTGTGCTTACACCTATAAACTGCTACTTGCCTATTATTTTGGCAATTATCACGCTGCTATCGACTATATTACCCAAGGTCAGTCCTGTTTAATGGCATTGTCAGGATTAATTGTTGTTCCCCTCTTCCATTTCTATGCAGCCCTCACCCATCTCACAGTTATTTCCACAGCAGTCGAGGAAATACTCGCCGAAGTTGAAAGCCATCAAACTTTTCTGCACCAGTGGGCGGAAAATGCCCCCATGAATCATTTACACAAATGGCATTTAATAGAAGCAGAAAAATGTCGAGTTTGTGGTGATAAATTAGCCGCCATAGAAAATTATCAACAAGCCATTAGCCTTGCTAAAACTAACCAATTCCTCAATGAAGAAGCCTTAGCCAACGAATTGGCTGCCAAATTCTATCTTGATTGGGGCCAAGAAAAAATCGCCCAAACATACATGATGGAGGCTTATTACTGTTATTCCCGTTGGGGTGCAAAAGCCAAAGTCGTTGATTTAGAACGCCGCTATCCCCAATTACTGCTATCAATTCTGCACAAACAACAACCGACTTTCAAACCAACAGAAACCATCCTTTCTATCTCTTCTCACACAATCCAAAGTTCCTCCCTGAACAATACTAGCCTCTCACAAGCCCTTGATTTAGCAACTATTGTCAAAGCCTTTCAATCGCTTTCGAGTGAAATTGAGTTAGAGAAATTACTCTCAACTTTACTGAAAGTAATCCTGGAAAATGCCGGAGCTGATAAATGTGCATTACTCATACCAAAAGGTGATTGTTGGGCAATTGAGGCATTATCTCAACTGCAACAACCTGAGATAATTTTACAATCTCTGCCTTGTGAGGAAATAGTACCTGTTAGCTTAATTAATCGAGTTAAAAATACTCTGGTCTTGGCTGTTGTGGAAAATGCCATAGTCGAGCCAACTTTACTGACTGATCCTTATATTCAGCACCATTCACCCAAGAGTATTTTCTGTGCGCCAATTGTCAACCAAGGCAAATTGATTGGCATTTTGTACTTAGAAAATAATTTAACACTGGGAGCATTTACGAGCGAACGCGTTGAACTACTCAACTTACTCTGCACTCAAGCTGCAATTTCTCTAGAGAATGCCAAACTTTATCATCAATTAGAGAATTATTCTCACACTCTCGAACAAAAAGTAGCAGAACGCACCCAGGAATTAACAGCCAAAGCCACTCAGTTAGAATCAACACTCAATCAACTTTACTCGACCCAAGCCCAACTAATTCAAGCTGAAAAAATGTCCAGTTTGGGACAGCTAGTGGCGGGAATTGCCCATGAAATTAATAATCCGATTAATTTCATCTATGGCAACTTAGCAGCAGCCAATGAATATGTTACATCCTTAATTGAGTTAAATCATTTATATCAGTCATTTTATCCGCAAACATTGCCAGAAATTGACCAGAAAATTGCCGAAATCGACCTAGAATTTATCTTAAATGATTTACCCAATCTCCTATCTTCCATGAAGGTGGGTTCAGAACGCATCCGTCAAATTGTACTGTCACTGCGAAACTTTTCCCGCCTAGATGAATCAGAAATCAAAGAAGTAGACATTCACTCTGGTCTGGAAAGTACATTGTTAATTTTGCAGCATCGACTTCAGAGTAATAGTCAACATCCAGAAATTATAGTCATCAAACAATATGGAGTATTACCTTTAGTTAATTGTTATGCTTCGGCACTCAATCAAGTTTTTATGAATATCATCAACAATGCCATCGATGCTTTAGAAACATCAGATAAAAATTGCCACCCGACTATCAAAATTCAGACAGAGTTAACTGAAGATAAAACTATAATTATTCGCATTGCGGATAACGGTCTAGGAATGAATAATTCGGAGCAAAATCAGATATTTAATCCCTTTTTCACGACAAAACCAGTAGGTAGTGGTACTGGCTTAGGACTGTCAACTAGCTATTCGATTGTTGTAGAAAAACATGGGGGTAAGTTAAGCTGTATTTCCGCACCAGGAGAGGGCGCAGAATTCATCATTGAAATCCCTGTGTAAATAAATTGTACCTCTCACTTACAGATAAACTTATCTATCTGGGAATACTAGATCCAGAAATCATCAGGATCAGCGCAATATGTTAAGCAACCTTGTTAGTATTCCCGGATATCGCATTAGTGAAGAACTCTACAATGGTTCGAGAACGCTGGTTTATCGCGCTGTCAGAGAAAGCGATTCACTACCAGTAGTCATCAAACTGCTGAAAAATCCTTATCCCAGTTTTAGCGAACTATTATTATTTCGCAACCAATACACCATAGGGAAAAATCTCAACTCACCCCTAATTATCCAAACCTATAGCCTGGAAGCAATAAATAATGGCTATATGTTAGTTATGGAAGATTTTGGCGGAATTTCTCTCAAGGATTATTTTACTAAACATCAGGGTGTTACATCTTTAGAGGAGTTTTTAGTTATAGCGATCGCACTCTGTAACACCTTAGACTTACTCTACCAAGAGCGGATTATTCATAAAGATATCAAACCTAGCAATATCTTAATTAACCCCCAAACTAAACAAGTTAAATTAATCGACTTTAGCATTGCATCTTTACTACCAAGAGAAACCCAAACCTTAGTTAACCCGAATGTTTTAGAAGGAACACTTGCTTATATCTCTCCTGAACAAACCGGGAGAATGAACCGGGGTATTGATTATCGCACAGATTTTTATTCTTTGGGTGTGACTTTCTTTGAATTACTCACAGATGAGTTACCATTCTTATCAAATGATCCAATGGAATTGGTACATGCTCATCTTGCGAGAATTCCGCCATTATTACACGAAATTAAGCCAGATATCCCCTCAGTTATCTCAGAAATCGTCAATAAATTAATGGCGAAAAATGCCGAAGATAGATATCAAAGTGCGTTGGGGTTGAAACTTGATTTAGAAAAATGTCTACATCAGCTAAAAGAAACTGGTGAAATTCAAAGCTTTGAAATTGCGACTAGGGATTTGTGCGATCGCTTCATCATCCCCGATAAACTCTATGGAAGAGATACAGAAGTTCAAACCCTACTAGAAGCCTTTGAGAGAGTCAGCCAAGGTGTAACAGAAATGATGCTGGTAGCTGGGTTTTCTGGAATTGGTAAAACAGCAGTTGTTAACGAAGTGCATAAACCAATTGTTAGACAACGCGGCTACTTTATTAAAGGTAAATATGACCAATTTAATCGCAATATTCCCTTGAGTGCATTTGTGCAAGCTTTCCGCGATTTAATGGGGCAATTATTGACCGAAAGCGATGTACAAATAGAACAATGGAAACATAAAATATTAGATGTTGTCGGTGAAAATGGACAAGTAATTATTGAAGTCATTCCCGAATTAGAAAACATTATTGGTCAACAACCACCAGCTACAGAACTTTCAGGAACAGCAGCACAAAATCGCTTTAATTTATTATTTCAAAAATTCACCCAAGTCTTTACAACTAAAGAACATCCTTTAGTGATGTTTCTCGATGATCTACAATGGGCTGATTCGGCATCACTAAAATTAATGCAGCTATTAATGACTGACACAGGTCATCTTTTGATTATTGGTGCATATCGTGATAACGAAGTCCATCCCGGACATCCATTATTATTGACATTGAGTGAAATTCAAAAAACATCAGCTATTTTTAATAAAATTACTTTAGCGCCCTTGAGTAAAAAACAAGTAAATTACCTTGTCGCTGACACACTAAAATGTTCAGAATATATCGCAGGTAATCTTTCAGGATTAATATTTCAAAAAACTCAAGGCAATCCGTTTTTTGCTACCCAGTTTATTAAAGCATTATATCAGGAAAATATCATTTATTTTGATTTTGAATTGGGCTGTTGGCAATGTGATATTTCCCAAGTGACAATGCAAGCAGTTACAGATGATGTTGTGGCTTTTATGAGTTTGCAATTGCGGAAACTGCCCTCATCAACTCAATCCGTATTGCAGTTAGCAGCTTGTATTGGCAATTCTTTTGATTTAGCAACTTTAGCGATTGTTTCCGAACAATCGGAAATTGAAGCAGCAGCCTGTTTATGGAAAGCATTACAAGAAGGGTTGATTGTACCAATTGGTGATGTTTATAAATTTTATGTTGGGCAAGAAACTCTACTACCTCCTTCAGCAAATCAACAGAATGTTGCCTACAAATTTCTACATGATCGCATTCAACAAGCTGCTTATTCCCTAATTCCTGATGAGCAAAAACAGAAAACTCACTATCAAATTGGTCAACTGCTACGGCAACAGATTCATCCAGATGCAAGAGTTGAACGCATTTTTGAAATCGTCAATCAATTAAATTATGGAACTTCTTTAATTAGCGAACAAACACAACGAATAGAACTAGCACAACTGAACCTCATTGCCTGTCGCAAAGCCAAAAATTCTACCGCTTATAAAGCAGCCCGTGAATATGCCACAGTGGGATTATCTTTTTTGGGAGAACAGACTTGGCAACAGCAATATGAAATGAGTCTCACCTTCCATGAAATAGCGGCGGAGGTAGCAATGTTATGTGGTGACTTTGAGGTAATGGAAGAATTGATTGATACTGTCATCCACCAGACACATTCTTTGCTAGAGCAAGTTAGTGTTTACTGTTTGAGAATTCAAGCCAAAATTTCCCAGCATCAACTTATTGAAGCACTGGCAATTGGGATTGAGCTTCTACAAAAGTTGGGCATAACAATCAACGAATCATCTACACCAGAAGATATTCAACAGTCAATTCAAGAAATTAATAATCTGATTGGAGATAGGAAAATCAAAGATTTCATTCATCTCCCCAGGATGATAGATGATAAAATTATTGCTATTTTCCAGATTACCAGTAGCATTATTTCAGCAGCTTACATCTGTGGATCTCCCTTGTTCCCATTATTGACTGCCCTCTCAGTTAAATTATCCCTGACCTATGGAAACATATCTGATTCACCCAAATACTATGCTGTCTATGGCATTGTTATCTGTAATCTTTTACAAGATATAGATTTGGCGACAGAATTTGGCCAGTTAGCATTGGATATGGTCTTAAAATTTGATGCCAAAGTGACTAAACCTGAAGTGTTAATGTTGCAGGGAGGGTTTATTCTCCACCGCAAATCTCACATCAGAGAAACGTTACCACTCTTGAGCGAGAGCTATACAACTGCTCTAGAAGTAGGAAACCTGCAATTTCTTGGAAATGCTGGACATTGTTTCTGCCTGAATGCTTTTTGGTGCGGTCAGCCCCTTACCACTGTAGAACAGGATACACAAAATTACTATAAGGGTTTGATGCAATCTAACCAATTAACAACTGCCAATTACTGCCGCATCTATTGGCAATCTGTGTTAAATTTACTTGGCTTTGCAAATTACCCTACCATTTTATCTGGTTCAGCACTGCAAGAGACAGAATTTCAGCCACTGCTGCGATCTGCAAATGACCTGTTTGGGTTGTATTACTTCTATTTGTATAAGCTAATGCTTTGCTTTTTGTTTGGGGAATTTGAGCAAGCTAACAACTATACCCTGGAGTGCAGGAACTATTTAATGGCGGCTGGAGGAACAGTCGGTACACCTGTATTTTATTTTTATGATTCTTTGATTGCCATAGCAGAGTTAAGTCAACTCTCAGATGAGGTATCAACAGTATTAGAACGGGTGGAAAAAAATCAAACTCAATTACAGCTATGGGCGCACTATGCACCCATGAATCACCAGCATAAATTTGATTTGGTGGAGGCAGAAAAATGTCGTGTTTTAGGACAAAAAGCCGAAGCAGGTGAACTGTACGATCGCGCTATTTCCGGTGCTAAAGCCAATGGCTATATCCAAGAAGAAGCTTTAGCCAACGAATTAGCCGCCAAATTTTACCTTGGTTGGGGGAAAGAGAAAATCGCCGCAGGTTATATGCAGGAGGCATATTATTGTTATGCCCGTTGGGGATCAAAAGCCAAAGTTGCCGACTTAGAACAAGGCTATCCCCAATTACTCGCACCCATATTACAGCAAAGCCGTTCTGTTGTTTCCACTAACGAAACAATCTTTCCCTTGGGAACTGTGACATCTACCAGTGCAGCTACATCTAATAGCACCAGTATCTCAGATACTTTAGATTTAACAGCAATTCTCAAAGCATCTCAAACTATCTCCGGTGAAATCGAACTAGACAAACTACTTGCATCGTTGCTTACCATCGTGATTGAAAATGCCGGGGCTGATAAATGTGTGTTAATGCTCTTGCAGGACAATCATTTACTAATTCAAGGTTCAATTACTCAGGGTTCTGAGCCAATTTTGTTGCAAAGTCTTGCCATTGCAGACAGCCCGGATATTCCCCACAAACTCATTTACAAAGTCAAGCATAGTCAACAAACTGTAGTATTGTTGGATGCAACCGCAGATATGACTTTCGCCAATGACCCCTATATTATCCGTCAACAACCCAAGAGTATCTTGTGTAGTCCGATTTTACATCAAGGTAAGTTGCTGGGTATTTTATATCTAGAAAATAATTTAGTGACGGGGGCGTTTAAGAGCGATCGCATCGAACTACTCAACCTACTTTGCGCCCAAGCTGCCATTTCCCTAGAAAATGCCCGACTTTATCAACGTTCTCAGGAATACAGCCAACAACTAGAGCGATCGCTTCATGAGTTAAAAACTACTCAATCCCGCTTCCATAATCTAGTAGATAACGTTCCTGGGGTGGTGTATCAGTTCCTCATGGCTCCCGATGGTTCGGTATCAATGCCTTATATGAGTAATGACTGTTATGATCTCTATGAAATCACCGCCGAACAGGCGATCTCTAATGTGCAGATCCTCTTGGATATGGTGCATCCTCTGGATGCCGAATCTCAGCATCAGTCTATTGCAGATTCGGTTAAAACCTTAACTCCTTGGCGTTGGGAGGGGCGAATTATTACCCCCTCTGGAATTATGAAGTGGATTCACGGTGAAGCGCGACTAGAAAAACTTGTGGATGGTACGTTAGTGTGGGATGGATTGTTACTGGATATTAGCGAACGTAAACAAGCTGAACTGGCCTTACAACAAGCCCAATTACAAATCGTCCAAAGTGAGAAAATGTCAGCTTTGGGTAACTTAGTCGCTGGTGTCGCTCACGAAATGAATAATCCTTTGGGCTTTATTGCTGCCAGTCTCAAGCAAGCTAAACCCAGCTTTGCTGATATTATTGAACATTTGAACATCTATCAAGAGACTTTCCCGGATAAAAGTGCAGAAATCCTCGACCACGAGTCAGAAATTGATTTGGAATATACCTTAGAAGACCTGCCAAAAATACTCGATTCTATGACAATAGCTTGTGATAGATTAAAAAACATTAGCACATCTCTACGTACTTTCTCCCGTGCTGATCGAGATTACAAAGTGCCATTTAATCTTCACGAAGGTATTGATAGTACAATCTTAATCCTCAAGCATCGTCTCAAAGCTAACGAACAACGTCCAGCAATTGAAGTAATAACTAATTATGGTGATTTACCCCAAGTTGAATGTTTCCCTGGGCAATTAAATCAGGTATTCATGAATATATTAGCTAATGCCATTGATGCTTTAGAAGATTCCAACCACGGACGTAATTTTGAGGAAATTCAGGTTGACCCTAACTCCATTACAATTACCACATCAATAGCAGATAAATTTGTGAATATCTCCATTGCTGATAATGGTAAAGGCATGAGTGAAGAGATTAAACGAAAAATATTTGACCATTTATTTACTACTAAAGCAGTGGGAAAAGGTACAGGTTTAGGATTAGCTATAGCCAAACAAATTGTTGAACAAACTCACGGTGGAAAGTTGTATTGTCAATCTATCCTCGGTGAAGGTACTGAATTTATCATCCATTTGCCGTTGTAAAATCAACAGAACTGCAAGCGGTGTTAGCGTAGCGGTAGCGACGTAGGAGCGTCAGCATTGCGTTGGGTGGGTTCTTCAACTTGTAGCACTGTCGCGTCATGGAGAAATGAGAGTTTGAAAGGTGTTTTGCGTAAGACCTGTAAAAATGGGTATAA
Protein-coding sequences here:
- a CDS encoding ATP-binding sensor histidine kinase codes for the protein MLSNLVSIPGYRISEELYNGSRTLVYRAVRESDSLPVVIKLLKNPYPSFSELLLFRNQYTIGKNLNSPLIIQTYSLEAINNGYMLVMEDFGGISLKDYFTKHQGVTSLEEFLVIAIALCNTLDLLYQERIIHKDIKPSNILINPQTKQVKLIDFSIASLLPRETQTLVNPNVLEGTLAYISPEQTGRMNRGIDYRTDFYSLGVTFFELLTDELPFLSNDPMELVHAHLARIPPLLHEIKPDIPSVISEIVNKLMAKNAEDRYQSALGLKLDLEKCLHQLKETGEIQSFEIATRDLCDRFIIPDKLYGRDTEVQTLLEAFERVSQGVTEMMLVAGFSGIGKTAVVNEVHKPIVRQRGYFIKGKYDQFNRNIPLSAFVQAFRDLMGQLLTESDVQIEQWKHKILDVVGENGQVIIEVIPELENIIGQQPPATELSGTAAQNRFNLLFQKFTQVFTTKEHPLVMFLDDLQWADSASLKLMQLLMTDTGHLLIIGAYRDNEVHPGHPLLLTLSEIQKTSAIFNKITLAPLSKKQVNYLVADTLKCSEYIAGNLSGLIFQKTQGNPFFATQFIKALYQENIIYFDFELGCWQCDISQVTMQAVTDDVVAFMSLQLRKLPSSTQSVLQLAACIGNSFDLATLAIVSEQSEIEAAACLWKALQEGLIVPIGDVYKFYVGQETLLPPSANQQNVAYKFLHDRIQQAAYSLIPDEQKQKTHYQIGQLLRQQIHPDARVERIFEIVNQLNYGTSLISEQTQRIELAQLNLIACRKAKNSTAYKAAREYATVGLSFLGEQTWQQQYEMSLTFHEIAAEVAMLCGDFEVMEELIDTVIHQTHSLLEQVSVYCLRIQAKISQHQLIEALAIGIELLQKLGITINESSTPEDIQQSIQEINNLIGDRKIKDFIHLPRMIDDKIIAIFQITSSIISAAYICGSPLFPLLTALSVKLSLTYGNISDSPKYYAVYGIVICNLLQDIDLATEFGQLALDMVLKFDAKVTKPEVLMLQGGFILHRKSHIRETLPLLSESYTTALEVGNLQFLGNAGHCFCLNAFWCGQPLTTVEQDTQNYYKGLMQSNQLTTANYCRIYWQSVLNLLGFANYPTILSGSALQETEFQPLLRSANDLFGLYYFYLYKLMLCFLFGEFEQANNYTLECRNYLMAAGGTVGTPVFYFYDSLIAIAELSQLSDEVSTVLERVEKNQTQLQLWAHYAPMNHQHKFDLVEAEKCRVLGQKAEAGELYDRAISGAKANGYIQEEALANELAAKFYLGWGKEKIAAGYMQEAYYCYARWGSKAKVADLEQGYPQLLAPILQQSRSVVSTNETIFPLGTVTSTSAATSNSTSISDTLDLTAILKASQTISGEIELDKLLASLLTIVIENAGADKCVLMLLQDNHLLIQGSITQGSEPILLQSLAIADSPDIPHKLIYKVKHSQQTVVLLDATADMTFANDPYIIRQQPKSILCSPILHQGKLLGILYLENNLVTGAFKSDRIELLNLLCAQAAISLENARLYQRSQEYSQQLERSLHELKTTQSRFHNLVDNVPGVVYQFLMAPDGSVSMPYMSNDCYDLYEITAEQAISNVQILLDMVHPLDAESQHQSIADSVKTLTPWRWEGRIITPSGIMKWIHGEARLEKLVDGTLVWDGLLLDISERKQAELALQQAQLQIVQSEKMSALGNLVAGVAHEMNNPLGFIAASLKQAKPSFADIIEHLNIYQETFPDKSAEILDHESEIDLEYTLEDLPKILDSMTIACDRLKNISTSLRTFSRADRDYKVPFNLHEGIDSTILILKHRLKANEQRPAIEVITNYGDLPQVECFPGQLNQVFMNILANAIDALEDSNHGRNFEEIQVDPNSITITTSIADKFVNISIADNGKGMSEEIKRKIFDHLFTTKAVGKGTGLGLAIAKQIVEQTHGGKLYCQSILGEGTEFIIHLPL
- a CDS encoding ATP-binding sensor histidine kinase, producing the protein MMSNLVSIPGYNLAEELYNGSRTLVYRAVREIDSVPVVIKLLKNPYPSFSELLLFRNQYTIGKNLNSPLIIQTYSLEAINNGYMLVMEDFGGISLKDYFSKNQSVTSVEEFLVIAIALCNTLDLLYQERIIHKDIKPSNILINTQTKQVKLIDFSIASLLPRETQTLVNPNVLEGTLAYISPEQTGRMNRGIDYRTDFYSLGVTFYELLTGELPFQSQDAMELVHSHIAKTAPFIHAINPDIPSVISEIVKKLMAKNAEDRYQSALGLKFDLEKCLNQLKETGEIKSLELGQRDVCDRFIIPDKLYGRETEVNTLLEAFERVSQGATEMMLVAGFSGIGKTAVVNEVHKPIVRQRGYFIKGKYDQFQRNIPFSAFVQAFRDLMGQLLSESDVKLQTWKTKLLEDIGENGQILIDVIPELERIIGIQPPAPELSGIAAENRFNSLLQNFVQVFTNQEHPLVIFLDDLQWADSASLKLLQLLMQDTKYLLLLGAYRDNEVSPNHPFILAVNELEKADAVVNKIILQALSEINLNQLVTDTLNCESLLAQPLTTLIYQKTQGNPFFATQFLKALNNEALITFDLESRHWQCNIAQVKSLAITDNVVEFMSLQLQKFPQQTQNILKFAACIGAQFDLQTLAIISEQVPETTAADLWKALQAGLIIPNTEIYKFFVQSEDISADYAAANPVYRFLHDRVQQAAYCLIPDDQKQVTHLKIGQLLLQNSTEIEQEEKLFDIVGHLNQGQALINQPQEREALAELNLKAGNKARNSTAYTAAREYFQIGIELLEINCWQNQYELALNLYVAATEASYLNGDFEGMEQLAALVLQQAQTILDKVKIYEIQIAALTASSQILAAIAVGRQALTQLGVELPSQIDETQIGKALAAVNQQLQGREIAALIDLPLMSEPQTQAAMQILSMLFLPVLIGMPDLMPILGATMVSLSLEFGNTPASIPGYAIHGMVMCAFFGEVEIGYEFGKLGLSLLEKLNAQRMKCITFTLFGPFIHHRRQALSKTRLILKEGYVAGIETGDFFYAGYIILGYAATVLFTGVELNAIAAELPAYNAGLFQVKQDSARTYLAMVQQTVEQLREPVSQPDCLIGTFYDETAMFPKHKQDQDLAAFACAYTYKLLLAYYFGNYHAAIDYITQGQSCLMALSGLIVVPLFHFYAALTHLTVISTAVEEILAEVESHQTFLHQWAENAPMNHLHKWHLIEAEKCRVCGDKLAAIENYQQAISLAKTNQFLNEEALANELAAKFYLDWGQEKIAQTYMMEAYYCYSRWGAKAKVVDLERRYPQLLLSILHKQQPTFKPTETILSISSHTIQSSSLNNTSLSQALDLATIVKAFQSLSSEIELEKLLSTLLKVILENAGADKCALLIPKGDCWAIEALSQLQQPEIILQSLPCEEIVPVSLINRVKNTLVLAVVENAIVEPTLLTDPYIQHHSPKSIFCAPIVNQGKLIGILYLENNLTLGAFTSERVELLNLLCTQAAISLENAKLYHQLENYSHTLEQKVAERTQELTAKATQLESTLNQLYSTQAQLIQAEKMSSLGQLVAGIAHEINNPINFIYGNLAAANEYVTSLIELNHLYQSFYPQTLPEIDQKIAEIDLEFILNDLPNLLSSMKVGSERIRQIVLSLRNFSRLDESEIKEVDIHSGLESTLLILQHRLQSNSQHPEIIVIKQYGVLPLVNCYASALNQVFMNIINNAIDALETSDKNCHPTIKIQTELTEDKTIIIRIADNGLGMNNSEQNQIFNPFFTTKPVGSGTGLGLSTSYSIVVEKHGGKLSCISAPGEGAEFIIEIPV